gcacagcaccacTGAGTAGATGTGCtggagagctgagggaagggGATAGGTGTGGGAAAGGGCAAGAAGAAATGACAAGGTAGAAAATCAGGAAGGAAATCAAACTGAAAGGATGCCATGTAGACTCATGAGGAAACACAACATGCACCCAAGTCCTTGACATTCTAGACTAGACTATTTCAACTGTCCTCAGGAACTAGCCTTGCAAGGAATTCTCAACAGCCAGCTGCTGAACAACTTCAGAAACAGCTACGTGACAGATGAACACGCCAATGAAGACAAGCATCTGCATGTGCCAGAAGTTACACTGTTCTGAATAAGTCATTCAGTTTTATATTCTAGGCTGGTTCAGTGGTCGTCCAGCATTGCTCACTGTCCCCTGTGGTTTGTGCGAAGCTGGTACTGCTGAGGTTACAGTCTCCACACATAATAAAGCACGTACTACTGCAGGAGCGGATGCCCAGCTGTTGTGTCAGCTATCATGGGGCACCTGAGATTTGCTGCTTGTCCCCCGACAGAGGTCTGAAACATGGTATTTACATACAGTCAGTTTGCATGGACTGAGAGCAAGCCTAACCAACCAGTACGTGTGTCCCTTTTAaatttctgattatttttaaagtttttaagtcctttaaatctacattttattctcaaaagcatttaaaatgcaagtaaaaaacataattttttaagTTCAGTAAaagcttttctttgttgtttttttaaagatagggtctctctacctagcattggctgtcctggcactATGTAGACCTCAcacactcagagctctgcctgcctcagcctcccaaatgctggaatcaaATTCCTGGGCCTCCATACCTGACCCACGGAAAGCTTTTCAATCTTAAAGTTTATAACAGTTTACTCAGaacaaattcaaaataaataaaatgtgtattaACAGGAAACATTTCCAAAGATTACCCTAAATGAGTATACCTTCATGCCCAGTACTTGACTTTTCTACACTGTGTCTAAAGCAAGCCGCACCAGGGAGCCTTCTTTTGGAAGAAACGGTCATCCTGGAGCCATGCTGCCATTTTTATGCTACCCAGCGCTCATTTCACAGGTTTCGCGCATACCAAGTTACATTTATTGGTATTTGGGTCCTGACAGCCAGGACACTGCTTCCTGCTTAGACCAATTTTGCAGTTGACCACTCAATTTGTGTCCTTTGGTAGGTATAAACCTGAAAATGCAATTAAGTACTAATGAAGTGTAATAACAATTAcgcagaaaaactaaaaaaaaaaaaatttttttaaataaatgaacaatagtaataaatgttttaaaatataatactaagtatatgaaacacaaaacagaatGACTATAGTTACATGCAGACTTCTAAGGGttcttttttcttgtatattAAATATGCTGTGCAGGTTTCTGACGTACTCAAGGGTTTGAGCTGTTTGTAGTGTTTGGTGCATATGCTCTTAGGCAACTGAAAACACACACCCTGTAACTATGCTCTCTTCGAGGCAGACACTGCACAGTGCTTTAGGAATGATGATCACTAATGCCATGCGAATCAATAAAGAAGAAGCTGTGTTTTAAGTTCCAAAGCATCCAGAGAGCTGTGTCTTATTTCACAGCCTTCCCCGCCCATCTGCTCACTAGTTGCTGCTCCCCGCTTCAGTTACAGTGCCTCGCTCTGGATTACTCACAAGTAAAAGGAGTCCACTTAGAACAGCCCAAAGGGAAAGCATAGACGACTGAGCTGAGTGTCCTGTCCTGTGAACCGTGTACAACACAGACACAATGTACTACTCCTGCCCAAAGTGCACCTCTCAATTGTGGCAGCTTCTgagctaaaaagaaagaaaaagaagtgcgGGGTGAgggaaagcaaacagaaacagaacTGGGGAGTCCACGTGGTATGATTATGTCAAATTAAAGCAAGAAGCTTTGGGGTGACTAACAATTTGCTCCTAGCACGTGCTCTCCTGTCTCGCTCATTCACTGGGTGGCTTGACCTCACCACTCGTTTCCTGAACCCCGTGAACCACTCTACTGTGCATCATAGGGTAAGGAAAGGCAGCAGTGCCACAGCCATAACCAAGATCTGCAAGACGGGACAGAGCTTTAATGCTACCTGGAGGCCTGCCTGGGCTGACTTTGTATCCTGCAGCTTTGGTTGTACCCAGAGGCCTGCCTGGACTGGTCTTAAATCCAGCTGCTTTGGTGGTTCCCAGGGGTCTGCCTGTGCTGGTCCGGTATCCTGCTGACTTGGTGGTTCCCGAAGGCCGGCCTCGCTTACCAGATCGattgaggtttttctttttctttagttcatCTTTTATCTCTGTGTTTCTGCCACTGGTAGGCTGCAAGTGTGCTTCGTTTAATGGGTCTTGCCTCTGACAGAGCATGGGTTTGTGGCTGACTGTGTGGCTGTACTTGCTTTGCTGGGAGGAGTACAGATCAAACTGATCAGCGGCTCTCATGGCGGCGTCATCACTGAGGCAGGGAGGCTTGCCAGGCCCGCAGAACGCTGGGTTCCCGCCTGCAACCGGGTGCATCATTTCCTACCgagacagagacaagagcagATGAGTGCCTGTCTGTGTGACACAGTGCAATGGGAAAGTCATCTTCTGACAGCCATGTAGACTACCGAAAACTACAGCAACATGGTAGACTCCAAAACTCTTACACACTGTTCCATCCAGCTAAAGCACTCCTTCCTTCTGTGAGGACGGAGACCCAGAAGGTTCAATTAGGGGGTTTACTCTCCTTCCCTGCCAAGTCTATAAAACTAGGAAGCAGATGCTAAGGAGAGAAAGACCAGAGAACCCAGACACCTGGGTGAGGTAGACAGGAGTTCTAGGAACGAGGTTTTTCTAGGCTGTGACTCATGCTGGATAGCTTGTTCAGTGCTGTAGCTGCCTCTGAGTTGTCTATACGGCCGTAAGTGACCTAACTCGCTGGTTCACTAAGCCAGCCTTGATGGGAATTCTTTGTGATTTGTTGGTGCCCGACCTAGAGTACATAGTGTTGTCCATGGCTCCCCCAAGTCACACCACAAACAGCATCAAAGAGTCATGGCTTTCTCAGTTATAGGTAGGAACCAATGTCACATAAGACCACTCAATTAGAGGCTGGAACAATGGCTCAGCAGAagacttgttgctcttgcaatgGAACAAggctcagcacccacatagtttCACACCATCAATAATAGTTCTCGTTCCAGGGgactgacatcctcttctgatctccttgGACACCAAGCATTCACATGgtaaacatgcatacatgtaggcaaaacagtcatacacaattatttttcaaaaatcttaatttttctgAAAACAGAACTCAAAACACTAACTTAATACCTATAATATCTGGCTAGAGCTGATAGAAGTAGAAAATGAAGAGTTTGTaggcttttttccttttaagttatTAAACCCTAGAAAGATAAAATCCAAAACAAAGGCCAAAAAGATGTCTCGGCAGGTAAAGCCCCTTGCCGCCAAACCTGACATTCCCATGACTGGAAAGGTAGGAGAATCCATTCTCATGTGTCCTCTGATATCCACATATTTGCATAACCTGTGcccgcacatgcacacacaaacacagaaataaatgttaaaaaagttTCAACACAAATAAAACCCCAGAACTCTCACTAAACTGGGTCTCCTTGCCTAACTGTAGCCTGCCTTCCTGGTACTGAAGTGTATTCTCACTTGGGCACTCTTAACCTGATCAGTTTCCACAAAGGGGACACCCAGTCATTAtggaaatatattatttatacagGATCCTGAGTGTGTGTTACACTTTTCAAAACCAGATACTGTCAAGCAAGGAACACAATGTCTTGGCCTAGCACAAAATCCCTTTCAATGGCCTCTATCCAAACAAAAGGCAGTATCCACACAGAGGCTAAACAAAGGGTCTGATCAGCTAAAACAGATGAGCACATACACAATGTGACTGATGTTCACGACCTGAACATCAAGTAACAATCAAATGCCATTTACTCCTACAACATAACCTTAACGCCAAACAGGTCATTACAGGGTATGCCATCTTGCTTTACAGAGCCCTGAACAAGTCCAAAGTCATCGGttgtctgtgatttttttccttctatacCACAAGGCAATGAGTTTTCAGGCCGCAATACTGTAAGGCAAGAAAGACAAAGCTATGAACTCCGATTCGGATTTAAAATAGAAGGCTTGCAGTGGCATCCTCCACATACAGAACACTGCAATTCTGCCCTGGGATCGGAATAAGGCACTTAGTCCACTTAGTCATGCGAGCAGGAGGAACAAGAACTCATCACAGAGCACGCGCTActcaaagaacaacaaaaatactaAAAGGAGTAATTCTGCTCACTTCCCAAGATATGCGAGCCAACTACCAACACTTACTTCACTAGCTCCAATTCTAACTTCAGGAAGGAAACAGCTGGCActtgcctctaatcccagcagaggcaaagGCACTTGCATCTCTTAGTTCctagccagcctgatctacaggggTTCCACGAAAGCCAGAGAAACCCATATTTTGGAAAACAATcaagcaacaacagaaaaaagaagagaaaagaaagaaaaaaaaggaataaagaaatagGAATCCTCAAGGTAAGTTTTAAACATAATACTAGCCTAAAGTTGGCTTCTGAGCATTCTCTGTATACTACACTTTGCACACGCGCCGCAGTGTACGctttctcacagaaacagaacaggGACTGGAGACTGACTCAGCAGTGAACAGTGCTTGGTGCACGATTTTGAGGACTAGAGTTTGGATATTAGCACCTACCTTACAGAGCAATTTTGACTACACACACAGCTTGCCAAGAGGAGTGGAGTCAGGAAGATCAATGGCTGAGAAAAaagaagctccaggttcagggagagatcctgactcaaaagaCTGGGTAGACCTTGCTGTAGTGACAACGCatttgtagtcccagcact
This genomic interval from Rattus norvegicus strain BN/NHsdMcwi chromosome 17, GRCr8, whole genome shotgun sequence contains the following:
- the C17h5orf24 gene encoding UPF0461 protein C5orf24 homolog — translated: MMHPVAGGNPAFCGPGKPPCLSDDAAMRAADQFDLYSSQQSKYSHTVSHKPMLCQRQDPLNEAHLQPTSGRNTEIKDELKKKKNLNRSGKRGRPSGTTKSAGYRTSTGRPLGTTKAAGFKTSPGRPLGTTKAAGYKVSPGRPPGSIKALSRLADLGYGCGTAAFPYPMMHSRVVHGVQETSGEVKPPSE